Proteins encoded within one genomic window of Haematospirillum jordaniae:
- a CDS encoding response regulator has product MSGYNLDRLNFLVVDDNKHMRALVKTLLHALGSKNVHEAADGADAFKELRHFPADVIICDWNMSPLDGLDFVRLVRTGKDSPNPFVPIIMLTGHTEMHRVIEARDSGIHEFLAKPISAKGLYSRIRSIIERPRPFVRAGLYFGPDRRRRQIDWKGPERRKVNQEAIKQAVDQVEDGGLSQSEVEALLGG; this is encoded by the coding sequence ATGAGCGGTTACAACCTAGATCGCCTCAACTTCCTTGTCGTAGATGACAACAAGCACATGCGTGCGTTGGTCAAGACCTTGCTGCATGCCCTTGGATCCAAGAACGTTCACGAAGCTGCAGATGGTGCTGATGCCTTCAAGGAACTGCGCCATTTTCCGGCAGACGTTATTATTTGCGACTGGAACATGTCCCCGTTGGACGGGTTGGACTTTGTGCGTCTGGTGCGAACCGGCAAGGACAGCCCAAACCCGTTTGTCCCTATTATTATGCTGACAGGGCATACGGAAATGCACCGGGTGATTGAAGCCCGTGATTCCGGTATTCACGAATTTCTGGCCAAGCCTATTTCGGCCAAGGGACTTTATTCGCGTATACGGTCGATTATCGAGCGTCCGCGGCCCTTTGTGCGTGCAGGCCTTTACTTTGGCCCGGATCGGCGCCGTCGCCAGATTGACTGGAAGGGGCCGGAGCGGCGCAAGGTCAACCAAGAAGCGATCAAGCAGGCTGTGGATCAGGTTGAGGATGGAGGCCTGAGCCAGTCGGAAGTTGAAGCTCTTCTGGGCGGATAA
- a CDS encoding DUF805 domain-containing protein, whose amino-acid sequence MSKPVMSSLFSASGRRNRKSYLLFLLTLIFCYIVSSILIFAVQDPLAMSLAIVLIVVTSISHCFVQAQRCRDFGWTGWSVLIGLIPFVGVIFAFAVLFIPGTDGDNRYGPDPLACAGA is encoded by the coding sequence ATGTCAAAGCCTGTTATGTCTTCTCTTTTTTCTGCTTCCGGTCGCCGGAACCGCAAGTCTTATCTTCTGTTCTTGTTGACATTGATCTTTTGCTACATCGTGTCATCGATTCTAATCTTTGCGGTCCAAGATCCCTTGGCCATGTCGCTTGCCATTGTATTGATTGTGGTGACGTCTATATCGCATTGCTTTGTTCAGGCGCAGCGTTGCCGTGACTTTGGATGGACGGGGTGGTCCGTGCTGATCGGGCTGATTCCGTTTGTTGGTGTAATATTTGCTTTTGCTGTTTTGTTTATACCCGGTACGGATGGGGATAACCGTTATGGCCCTGATCCGTTGGCGTGTGCAGGAGCTTGA
- a CDS encoding D-alanyl-D-alanine carboxypeptidase: MYAARTFLDMKRLVRVMAPALVLLVMVSGHSGNASARTYASIVVDADTGRVIHETNADARIYPASLTKMMSLYLLFESIEKKKLRLNDSMKASQRAVRQPPSKLGLRVGQSIAVESAIKALVVKSANDVAVVVAEHLGRTESGFAAMMTKKAKALGMTGTVFRNASGLPHRGQFSTARDLMKLSVALKRDFPSYYKYFSVQSFDYAGATLETHNRVLKNYDGADGLKTGYINASGFNVATSARRGHVSLVGVVIGGRTAMARDRHMMDLLDKSFLSAGVMSPHAYQRAQADSNHADEYRVSAQSQAVPASYKKGQAGENRQNKRKDIASQRAAGETWGIQVGAFKGMESADKEAKRAASALKRGSGGIPLVVPASSAGSKNPLYRARLIGFDTERHARNACNALKKKAFRCAVVSPGPVEVAMTP; the protein is encoded by the coding sequence GTGTACGCAGCCCGCACCTTCCTGGACATGAAACGGCTTGTACGGGTAATGGCGCCTGCCTTGGTCCTTTTGGTCATGGTATCGGGGCATTCCGGAAATGCGTCTGCACGGACGTATGCATCAATCGTCGTTGATGCCGATACAGGCAGAGTCATCCATGAAACCAACGCTGATGCCCGTATTTACCCCGCATCCCTCACCAAAATGATGTCCTTGTATCTTCTTTTTGAATCTATTGAGAAAAAGAAGCTCAGACTCAACGACAGCATGAAAGCATCTCAGAGGGCAGTGCGCCAACCTCCCAGCAAGCTGGGCCTGAGAGTCGGGCAAAGCATTGCTGTGGAATCCGCCATAAAAGCGCTTGTGGTCAAGTCAGCCAACGATGTTGCTGTTGTGGTCGCGGAACACCTAGGCCGCACAGAAAGCGGATTCGCCGCCATGATGACCAAAAAAGCAAAAGCACTGGGCATGACTGGAACTGTGTTCCGCAATGCTTCTGGCCTGCCTCATAGAGGACAGTTTTCTACGGCACGGGATCTGATGAAGCTCTCTGTCGCGCTAAAGCGTGACTTTCCGTCCTACTATAAATATTTCTCGGTGCAGAGCTTTGACTATGCTGGAGCCACGCTGGAAACCCACAACCGGGTCCTGAAGAACTATGATGGCGCCGATGGGCTGAAAACGGGCTATATCAACGCATCGGGCTTTAATGTTGCAACCTCTGCACGTCGTGGACACGTGTCCTTAGTCGGCGTTGTAATTGGCGGCAGAACCGCTATGGCGCGGGATCGCCATATGATGGACCTTCTGGACAAAAGCTTTCTTTCAGCTGGAGTCATGTCACCGCACGCGTACCAAAGGGCACAGGCTGACAGCAACCACGCCGACGAATACAGGGTATCTGCACAGAGCCAAGCTGTCCCAGCATCCTATAAAAAGGGACAAGCTGGCGAGAATCGCCAGAACAAGCGGAAAGACATAGCAAGCCAACGCGCTGCGGGGGAAACTTGGGGCATACAAGTCGGTGCTTTCAAGGGCATGGAAAGCGCTGACAAAGAAGCCAAGAGAGCGGCCTCTGCCCTGAAAAGGGGGAGCGGTGGTATTCCTTTGGTCGTTCCAGCTTCGTCGGCAGGATCAAAGAATCCGCTGTACCGGGCTAGGCTTATTGGCTTTGATACGGAACGCCACGCCCGCAATGCCTGTAATGCTCTAAAAAAGAAGGCGTTTCGCTGTGCTGTTGTCAGCCCAGGGCCTGTTGAAGTCGCCATGACCCCCTGA
- a CDS encoding J domain-containing protein: MLAASGRLAVALAGLILVAPWLFSFLRTWWGESEHDRASRKESSSSASSPMDRAEALQILDLPANPSRESVQSAYLRLIHKLHPDRGGSAYLAARLNEARQVLLKG, encoded by the coding sequence TTGCTGGCAGCCAGTGGGCGGCTTGCAGTAGCTCTGGCTGGCCTGATTCTTGTGGCCCCTTGGCTTTTTTCATTTCTGCGAACGTGGTGGGGGGAGTCGGAGCATGATCGCGCTTCAAGGAAGGAAAGTTCTTCGTCAGCCTCAAGTCCCATGGACCGGGCAGAGGCTTTGCAGATTCTGGATTTGCCCGCCAACCCTAGCCGGGAATCTGTTCAGTCTGCTTATCTTAGATTGATTCACAAGCTTCACCCAGACCGTGGTGGGAGTGCTTATTTGGCCGCACGCCTGAACGAGGCCCGCCAGGTTCTACTGAAGGGTTAA
- a CDS encoding division plane positioning ATPase MipZ, with translation MVQSSAHIIVVGNEKGGSGKSTVSMHLIVSLLRGGLRVGTIDLDARQATLTRYIENRRAYACRHAVSLPMPEHYPLLLSGNQALDEAKLKAIVDDLRTRCDTVIIDTPGADTYLSRAGHSYADTLITPLNDSFIDLDVLARVDPETLTIKGFSHYSSMVFEIKKRRAARDGGQIAWVVLRNRLSHLAARNKVEMERLVEELSQRLRFVSIRGLGERVIYRELFLSGLTLLDLNKDGVALEMSMSHVAAKQELRALLDAIGRAHMAVAG, from the coding sequence ATGGTCCAGTCCTCGGCTCATATTATCGTCGTTGGTAACGAGAAGGGGGGGTCGGGTAAATCAACAGTCTCCATGCACCTGATCGTCAGTTTGCTCCGCGGTGGGCTAAGGGTCGGGACCATTGATCTTGATGCCCGCCAGGCGACGCTAACTCGCTACATAGAAAATCGTCGTGCCTATGCATGCCGTCACGCTGTTTCTCTGCCAATGCCCGAGCATTACCCTTTGCTGTTGAGCGGGAATCAAGCTCTGGATGAGGCTAAGCTGAAGGCGATTGTTGATGATCTGCGGACGCGTTGTGACACAGTGATCATTGATACGCCCGGCGCTGATACCTATTTGTCCCGGGCTGGCCATTCCTACGCCGATACGTTGATTACGCCGCTCAATGATAGTTTCATCGATCTGGATGTTTTGGCCCGGGTTGATCCCGAGACACTGACGATCAAGGGCTTCAGCCACTATTCTTCCATGGTGTTCGAAATCAAGAAGCGCCGCGCGGCCCGTGATGGTGGGCAGATTGCCTGGGTGGTCCTGCGTAACCGCTTGTCCCATCTTGCTGCACGTAACAAGGTCGAGATGGAGCGCTTGGTCGAAGAATTGTCGCAGCGTTTGCGCTTTGTCAGCATTCGTGGCTTGGGGGAGCGGGTGATATACCGCGAGCTGTTTCTGTCTGGTTTGACGCTGCTGGATCTGAACAAGGATGGTGTTGCGCTGGAAATGAGCATGTCGCATGTTGCGGCAAAACAGGAACTGCGTGCACTTCTGGATGCAATTGGCAGGGCTCATATGGCTGTTGCCGGGTGA
- a CDS encoding Hpt domain-containing protein, producing MTTEKKQNNQASSVGEKEVERPPVSPEELEEMLRQLADAKAAALSRTGVEVVQPPHKIKDKVSVSASGVSPEMLDRAEKVMTSMAGDYLAWAEEDLQRLQGLYERLEKTPPADAKPVLRELFSLAHDMKGQGGSFGYGLVTVIGNMLCRLIEKLENDWRSSYLAVIKVHVDALRLVISGRMQGDGGRAGENMISGLEATLTKTLKGG from the coding sequence GTGACGACTGAAAAGAAGCAGAATAACCAAGCATCATCCGTTGGCGAGAAGGAGGTGGAACGTCCCCCCGTCAGCCCGGAAGAGCTGGAGGAGATGCTTCGCCAGCTGGCAGATGCCAAAGCTGCAGCTTTATCCCGTACGGGCGTTGAGGTTGTTCAGCCACCTCACAAAATCAAGGACAAGGTTTCTGTTTCTGCTTCGGGCGTCAGTCCAGAAATGCTGGATCGTGCGGAGAAGGTCATGACGTCTATGGCCGGTGATTATCTTGCTTGGGCGGAGGAAGATCTGCAGCGTTTGCAGGGCCTCTATGAGCGTCTGGAGAAAACGCCACCGGCCGATGCCAAGCCCGTCCTGCGCGAGCTTTTCTCGCTTGCTCATGACATGAAAGGGCAGGGGGGAAGCTTCGGGTATGGTTTGGTAACCGTCATTGGAAATATGCTGTGTCGTTTGATAGAGAAACTGGAAAATGACTGGCGTTCCAGTTATCTGGCCGTGATCAAGGTCCACGTTGATGCCTTGCGCTTGGTGATTTCAGGGCGCATGCAAGGTGATGGCGGTCGTGCAGGTGAGAATATGATCAGCGGTCTGGAGGCAACCTTGACCAAAACCCTGAAGGGGGGGTAA
- a CDS encoding rhodanese-like domain-containing protein produces MALARGFRQLLDEAYARIETVSVSDALDLHADPGVLFVDVRDIRELARDGVIPGSFHAPRGLLEFWVDPDSPYFRGVFGEGRRLVLYCASAWRSALACQTLMEMGVSSVCHLGGGLRAWRDAGGVVVSMPNG; encoded by the coding sequence ATGGCTTTGGCCCGTGGATTTCGTCAGCTTCTTGATGAGGCCTATGCCCGTATCGAGACAGTTTCTGTATCAGACGCCTTGGACCTGCACGCTGATCCAGGCGTTTTGTTTGTTGATGTCCGTGATATCCGTGAGCTGGCCCGTGATGGTGTGATACCGGGGTCGTTTCATGCGCCCCGTGGATTACTGGAGTTCTGGGTTGATCCGGACAGCCCGTATTTTCGCGGTGTCTTCGGGGAGGGACGTAGGCTGGTTCTTTACTGTGCCTCGGCGTGGCGCTCTGCCCTTGCGTGCCAGACTTTGATGGAGATGGGGGTGTCTTCCGTCTGTCATCTGGGCGGGGGGTTACGGGCTTGGCGTGACGCGGGTGGTGTGGTTGTCTCCATGCCCAATGGGTAA
- the clpS gene encoding ATP-dependent Clp protease adapter ClpS, translating into MSEYGHDEDRDSGTGLAIKVKPRVRKPPMYRVLMLNDDYTPMEFVIHVLERFFNKGRDEATEIMLSVHHRGVGVCGVYTYEIAETKVALVMDLARQHQHPLQCTLEKD; encoded by the coding sequence ATGAGTGAGTATGGTCACGATGAGGATCGCGACAGCGGTACGGGGCTGGCTATCAAGGTCAAGCCACGGGTTCGCAAGCCGCCGATGTACAGGGTGTTGATGCTGAATGACGACTATACCCCGATGGAGTTTGTCATTCATGTTCTGGAACGGTTCTTCAACAAGGGCCGGGATGAGGCGACAGAGATCATGTTGAGTGTGCATCACCGGGGTGTAGGGGTGTGTGGCGTGTATACCTACGAGATTGCTGAGACCAAGGTTGCCTTGGTTATGGATCTTGCTAGGCAGCACCAGCACCCGTTGCAGTGCACTCTGGAGAAAGACTGA
- a CDS encoding alpha-D-glucose phosphate-specific phosphoglucomutase has translation MTPVIRTVCTTPFPDQKPGTSGLRKPVRVFRQPHYLENFVQCIFDCLEDPAGGTLVVGGDGRWHNPHAVQTILKMAVAAGFGCILVGQGGLLSTPAVSCIIRSSGALGGLILSASHNPGGPDGDFGIKYNIASGAPAPETLTEAVFKATETIRQYRIADIPDLDLEKCGDVRIGGTTIRVIDPVSDYAGLMETLFDFDAIRSLFASGFRMCFDAMHAVTGPYAVEIFENRLGAAKGSVINGIPREDFGGGHPDPNLVYARDLVGRMSAPDAPDFGAASDGDGDRNMIMGPGFFVTPSDSLAVLVEHAAVCPGYAGGIVGVARSMPTSTAVDRVAQVLGVPCFETPTGWKFFGSLLDAGKVSLCGEESFGTGSWHVREKDGLWAVLMWLNILARHGQGVRSLVQEHWKQFGRTFYARHDYEDISSVCADSLLHDVRAALPNLPGRTVGDMMVQGADDFSYTDPVDGTVSSKQGIRIIFSGGARATLRLSGTGTGGSTLRVYLERFEPDPAYHNQETGIALMPLMHAVESLTGIHARTGRSRPSLVT, from the coding sequence ATGACTCCGGTCATCCGGACGGTGTGTACAACGCCTTTCCCTGATCAGAAGCCCGGCACGTCCGGGCTTCGGAAGCCTGTGCGGGTCTTCCGGCAGCCGCATTATCTGGAAAACTTTGTGCAGTGCATTTTCGACTGTCTGGAGGATCCAGCTGGCGGGACGCTTGTTGTCGGGGGTGATGGTCGTTGGCATAATCCCCACGCTGTTCAGACGATTCTGAAGATGGCGGTTGCAGCTGGGTTTGGCTGCATCTTGGTTGGGCAGGGTGGGTTGCTGTCGACTCCGGCTGTATCCTGTATCATCCGTTCCTCTGGTGCCTTGGGTGGGTTAATTCTTTCGGCCAGCCATAATCCTGGCGGGCCCGATGGTGATTTTGGGATCAAGTACAACATTGCCTCGGGTGCCCCGGCGCCGGAGACTTTGACAGAGGCTGTGTTTAAGGCAACTGAAACGATTCGCCAGTATCGTATTGCGGATATACCGGACCTTGATCTTGAAAAATGTGGTGACGTTCGAATCGGTGGTACGACGATCCGGGTTATTGATCCTGTATCGGATTATGCCGGTTTGATGGAAACCCTGTTTGACTTTGATGCGATTCGCTCTCTGTTCGCATCTGGGTTTCGTATGTGTTTTGATGCCATGCACGCCGTGACGGGACCTTATGCAGTCGAAATCTTTGAGAATCGTCTGGGGGCGGCAAAGGGCAGTGTAATTAATGGAATCCCCCGTGAAGACTTTGGCGGGGGGCATCCTGATCCCAATCTTGTGTATGCCCGTGATCTTGTAGGGCGCATGTCCGCGCCAGATGCACCTGATTTCGGGGCAGCGTCTGATGGAGATGGCGACCGCAACATGATTATGGGGCCGGGGTTCTTTGTCACTCCTTCCGACAGTTTGGCCGTTTTGGTTGAGCATGCGGCCGTGTGTCCGGGATATGCGGGTGGAATCGTCGGGGTGGCACGCTCCATGCCAACGTCAACCGCTGTTGACCGGGTAGCGCAGGTGTTGGGAGTTCCTTGCTTCGAGACTCCAACAGGCTGGAAATTCTTTGGCTCTCTTCTTGATGCCGGGAAGGTCAGCCTGTGCGGGGAAGAAAGCTTTGGTACGGGGTCTTGGCATGTGCGGGAAAAGGATGGTTTATGGGCTGTCCTGATGTGGCTGAATATCCTGGCTCGCCATGGTCAAGGAGTTAGATCCTTGGTGCAGGAGCACTGGAAACAATTCGGGCGTACATTCTATGCGCGCCATGATTACGAGGACATCAGTTCTGTCTGTGCCGATTCTCTTTTGCATGATGTGCGCGCGGCTCTGCCCAATCTACCCGGTCGTACTGTGGGAGATATGATGGTGCAGGGGGCCGATGATTTTTCCTATACGGACCCTGTGGATGGAACGGTTTCGTCCAAGCAGGGGATTCGAATCATTTTTTCCGGGGGGGCTCGCGCTACCCTTCGTTTATCCGGAACCGGGACTGGAGGCTCCACGCTGCGCGTTTATCTGGAGCGTTTTGAACCTGACCCTGCGTATCACAATCAAGAAACGGGCATTGCGTTGATGCCTCTGATGCATGCAGTAGAGAGTCTGACAGGGATCCATGCGCGTACAGGGCGTAGCAGGCCGTCCCTCGTGACCTGA
- a CDS encoding NAD(P)H-dependent flavin oxidoreductase, which translates to MPLPDILQGRLQLPVVAAPMFLASGLDLVLACCRAGIVGTFPALNQRTTEGFASWLETLKSSLGAAEAPFGVNLIVHRTNPRLQADLEMVIRHRVPVVITSLGAVRDVVDKVHDYGGVVFHDVTTVRHARKAAEAGVDGLILVAAGAGGHAGTINPFALLWEVRQFFTGTLLLAGALSTGEQIAAARLLGADLAYMGTRFIATRECAVEPAYKDMVVASAAEDIVYTPAISGIPANFMRPSLVAAGLDPDHLPADHGAGLKDIGSEAKAWKTVWSAGQGVSCIQDIPTVSELVTRLSREYEQALGQAGDLCMKACCLPNS; encoded by the coding sequence ATGCCGCTGCCAGATATTTTACAAGGGCGTTTGCAGTTGCCTGTTGTGGCCGCCCCCATGTTTTTGGCATCAGGCCTAGATCTGGTCCTTGCTTGTTGTCGTGCTGGTATTGTGGGGACTTTTCCGGCCCTGAACCAGCGTACGACAGAGGGCTTTGCCAGCTGGCTCGAGACGTTGAAGTCTTCGCTGGGGGCTGCTGAAGCCCCCTTTGGCGTTAACCTTATTGTTCATCGTACGAACCCCCGTCTGCAGGCTGATCTTGAAATGGTCATCCGCCATCGGGTGCCGGTTGTGATTACATCCTTGGGGGCTGTAAGGGATGTTGTTGATAAAGTGCACGACTATGGTGGTGTTGTGTTTCATGATGTCACAACCGTGCGCCATGCTAGGAAGGCAGCTGAGGCGGGTGTTGATGGATTGATTCTGGTAGCAGCGGGTGCCGGGGGGCATGCCGGAACCATCAATCCTTTTGCCTTGCTGTGGGAAGTGCGCCAGTTTTTTACCGGGACCCTGCTGCTTGCCGGTGCTCTTTCGACCGGCGAGCAGATTGCCGCGGCGCGTCTTCTGGGGGCTGACCTTGCTTATATGGGAACCCGTTTTATTGCCACCCGCGAATGCGCTGTGGAACCAGCCTACAAGGACATGGTCGTTGCTTCTGCAGCGGAAGATATTGTCTATACGCCAGCCATTTCCGGTATTCCTGCCAATTTTATGCGCCCATCCTTGGTTGCGGCTGGTCTTGATCCGGATCATCTTCCAGCGGACCATGGTGCTGGTCTCAAGGATATTGGCAGTGAAGCAAAGGCATGGAAGACTGTGTGGTCTGCTGGGCAGGGTGTATCCTGTATTCAGGATATTCCGACTGTTTCCGAACTGGTTACGCGCTTGTCTAGGGAGTATGAGCAGGCGCTGGGTCAGGCAGGGGACTTGTGTATGAAAGCATGCTGCCTTCCCAACTCCTGA
- a CDS encoding UDP-glucose dehydrogenase family protein produces the protein MRIAMIGTGYVGLVSGACFSEFGTEVICVDKDLSKIERLRRGEIPIYEPGLDEMVGRNVRAGRLSFSTDLAESVKGVDAVFIAVGTPTRRGGGHADLSYVYAAAREIAGAVSGYTVIVTKSTVPVGTGREVARIIRETRPDADFDVVSNPEFLREGSAIEDFMRPDRVVIGVESDRARDVMRQLYRPLHLIETPILFTGLESSELTKYAANTFLAMKITFINEIADLCEKVGANVHDVARGIGLDGRIGKKFLHPGPGYGGSCFPKDTMALVQTARDSGSPLRIIETVVDVNACRKRQMADRIIAFVGGSVQGKTLAVLGLTFKPNTDDMRDAPALDIVPALMEAGAAIRAYDPEGMREAGQLIPGMVCCDDAYAAMQGADAVVILTEWNQFRNLSIQKMRELLKEPAMIDLRNVYNPHDMRAAGFRYQSVGRPQVDRP, from the coding sequence ATGCGTATTGCCATGATTGGCACCGGTTATGTGGGGTTGGTATCGGGCGCCTGTTTTTCCGAGTTTGGAACGGAAGTCATCTGTGTTGACAAGGACCTATCCAAGATAGAGCGCCTTCGTCGCGGGGAAATTCCTATCTATGAGCCTGGGTTAGACGAGATGGTGGGGCGTAATGTCCGTGCCGGTCGTCTGTCTTTCTCCACGGATCTGGCTGAGTCTGTCAAAGGGGTGGATGCGGTCTTTATTGCAGTTGGAACGCCGACCCGTCGTGGCGGTGGCCATGCGGACCTATCTTATGTATATGCCGCCGCGCGTGAAATTGCCGGGGCTGTCAGTGGCTATACCGTGATCGTGACAAAGTCGACGGTTCCGGTGGGTACAGGGCGGGAAGTGGCGCGTATTATTCGCGAAACACGCCCTGATGCGGACTTTGATGTTGTTTCCAATCCCGAATTCCTGCGTGAGGGATCAGCGATCGAGGACTTCATGCGCCCTGACCGGGTAGTCATTGGTGTTGAAAGTGATCGCGCCCGTGATGTCATGCGTCAGTTGTATCGTCCGCTGCACCTGATCGAAACACCCATCCTGTTCACGGGTCTTGAATCCAGTGAGCTGACCAAGTATGCGGCCAATACATTTCTTGCGATGAAGATTACCTTCATCAACGAAATCGCAGACCTCTGTGAAAAGGTTGGTGCGAATGTCCACGATGTGGCCCGTGGTATTGGGCTTGATGGGCGTATTGGCAAGAAGTTCCTGCATCCTGGTCCCGGGTATGGGGGATCGTGCTTCCCCAAGGATACCATGGCTTTGGTTCAGACTGCCCGGGACTCTGGTTCGCCGCTGCGTATTATCGAGACTGTCGTTGATGTGAATGCCTGCCGTAAAAGGCAGATGGCAGATCGCATCATCGCGTTTGTTGGCGGGTCTGTTCAGGGCAAGACGCTGGCCGTTCTTGGTTTGACCTTCAAGCCTAACACCGATGACATGCGTGACGCGCCTGCCCTTGATATCGTCCCGGCCTTGATGGAAGCCGGTGCTGCAATTCGGGCTTATGATCCGGAAGGCATGCGCGAGGCCGGCCAGCTTATTCCTGGTATGGTGTGTTGTGACGATGCCTACGCTGCCATGCAGGGGGCGGATGCCGTCGTTATTCTGACGGAGTGGAACCAGTTCAGGAATCTCAGCATCCAGAAAATGCGTGAGCTGCTGAAGGAGCCTGCGATGATTGATCTGCGTAATGTTTATAATCCGCATGACATGCGTGCGGCTGGTTTCCGTTACCAGAGTGTTGGCCGTCCACAGGTGGATAGGCCATAG
- a CDS encoding UTP--glucose-1-phosphate uridylyltransferase: MTRRVRKAVFPVAGLGTRFLPATKLVAKEMLPVVDKPLIQYAVEEAWKAGIEYCLFVTGRGKAVLVDHFDHAPELEALLRERGKNEHLDELMGGMPQPGTIVSTRQQEPQGLGHAVWCARSFVGDEPFAVILPDDLVMSDRPCIGQLIEAWNSVGGGNVLAVEDVPRDRTDRYGILDIESESGRLARARGMVEKPAPEQAPSTLAVIGRYILDPVVMRTLEQTPRGSGGEIQLTDAIAATVGQVPLHGYRFEGTRFDCGDKVGFIEANIAFGLAREGMKERLGNVIKAYAHVL; the protein is encoded by the coding sequence ATGACCCGTCGTGTACGTAAAGCTGTTTTTCCCGTTGCTGGCTTGGGGACCCGCTTCCTGCCTGCGACCAAGCTGGTAGCCAAGGAAATGCTGCCCGTCGTTGACAAGCCCCTGATACAGTACGCTGTAGAAGAGGCTTGGAAAGCCGGTATTGAGTACTGCCTGTTTGTGACAGGTCGTGGGAAGGCTGTTCTGGTTGATCACTTCGATCACGCCCCCGAGCTGGAAGCCCTTCTGCGTGAGCGAGGTAAGAATGAGCATCTGGATGAGCTGATGGGGGGTATGCCCCAGCCGGGTACCATTGTTTCCACAAGGCAGCAGGAGCCACAGGGACTGGGACATGCCGTGTGGTGTGCCCGTTCGTTTGTTGGTGATGAGCCCTTTGCCGTTATTTTACCCGATGATCTGGTCATGAGCGATCGCCCCTGTATCGGTCAGTTGATAGAAGCCTGGAACAGTGTGGGGGGTGGTAATGTTCTGGCTGTGGAAGATGTTCCGCGCGACCGGACAGACCGGTACGGCATTCTGGATATTGAAAGCGAGAGCGGCCGGTTAGCCCGTGCGCGTGGCATGGTAGAGAAGCCTGCGCCGGAGCAGGCACCGTCCACGCTGGCTGTCATTGGCCGGTATATCCTCGATCCCGTCGTTATGCGAACTCTGGAGCAAACGCCCCGGGGCAGCGGGGGGGAGATCCAGTTGACAGATGCCATTGCGGCTACGGTGGGTCAGGTTCCGTTGCACGGCTACCGGTTCGAAGGAACCCGTTTTGATTGCGGTGACAAGGTCGGGTTTATAGAAGCCAATATTGCATTTGGTTTGGCTCGGGAAGGAATGAAAGAGCGTCTGGGTAATGTTATCAAGGCTTATGCCCACGTTCTTTGA
- a CDS encoding phasin family protein: protein MAAKAKTPAKRAARSGRTSAKRAGSSAKSGKKASAKGPGASGALAASFFPGLTAQSASAPLRAVSSALLRSFSPASTKDGRGGVRQRLAGLSKDGAGHLDAVLEAGTALVSGWRQMTNNVLGATRTSFERSLSHSRRMVGAKSLQEAMTIQSSWLRHGLDQALSEGGRVSSMSVKLLGEAVRPLVGRAAIPGRS from the coding sequence ATGGCCGCTAAGGCAAAAACTCCGGCAAAGAGGGCTGCCCGTTCGGGACGTACCTCGGCCAAGCGGGCTGGCTCTTCAGCCAAGTCCGGGAAGAAAGCCTCTGCGAAAGGCCCGGGGGCGTCCGGAGCACTTGCAGCATCTTTTTTCCCGGGGCTGACGGCTCAGTCGGCATCGGCTCCGCTGCGTGCGGTGTCCTCGGCCCTGTTACGTTCCTTTTCCCCTGCCTCCACCAAGGATGGCAGGGGGGGGGTCCGGCAGCGTCTTGCCGGACTGTCCAAGGATGGAGCAGGGCATCTGGATGCTGTTCTGGAGGCTGGAACGGCCTTGGTAAGTGGATGGCGCCAGATGACAAACAATGTGCTGGGAGCGACTAGGACATCCTTTGAAAGGAGCCTTAGTCACTCCCGTCGCATGGTTGGTGCGAAAAGCCTTCAGGAGGCTATGACAATCCAGAGCAGCTGGCTTCGTCATGGTCTTGATCAGGCCTTGTCTGAAGGGGGGCGGGTGTCCAGCATGTCTGTGAAACTTCTGGGAGAGGCTGTACGTCCGCTGGTGGGGCGTGCGGCCATTCCGGGGCGGTCATAG